The following proteins come from a genomic window of Cyanobacteriota bacterium:
- the ndhD1 gene encoding photosynthetic/respiratory NAD(P)H-quinone oxidoreductase subunit D1, whose product MDNASFPWLSTIIVFPIVAALAIPLIPDKDGKTVRWYSLAIGLIDFALIVYAFYTQYDFANPDLQLVESYNWVPSLDLKWSVGADGLSMPLILLTGFITTLAILASWPVTLKPKLFYFLMLAMYGGQIGVFAVQDMLLFFLMWELELIPVYLLLSIWGGYKRQYAATKFILYTAGSSLFILAAGLAMAFYGDNVTFDMRSLMNKDFPIVFQLWMYACFIIAYGVKLPIIPLHTWLPDAHGEATAPVHMLLAGILLKMGGYALIRMNAEMLPLAHAIVAPALVILGVVNIIYAALTSFAQRNLKRKIAYSSISHMGFVLIGIASFTNLGLSGAVLQMVSHGLIGASLFFLVGATYDRTHTLMLDEMGGVGKKMPKIFSMFTACSLASLALPGMSGFVAELMVFVGFANSSAFSPTFKLVVIILAAVGVILTPIYLLSMLREIFYGPENKELVSHQNLVDAEPREVFIIACLLVPIIGIGFYPKLLTQLYDSKTNQVTAKLQSAVATVVQNNGKPLASQPAGNGATIPTIATTLSSDNLSSDK is encoded by the coding sequence ATGGATAATGCTTCTTTTCCCTGGTTGTCTACCATTATTGTTTTCCCGATCGTGGCAGCCTTGGCTATTCCCTTGATCCCCGACAAAGATGGCAAGACAGTGCGCTGGTACTCTCTAGCGATCGGTCTGATTGACTTTGCCTTAATTGTCTACGCTTTTTACACCCAGTACGACTTTGCTAACCCAGACCTGCAACTCGTAGAGAGCTACAACTGGGTGCCGTCGTTAGACTTAAAGTGGTCAGTTGGGGCTGATGGCTTGTCTATGCCCTTAATCTTACTGACGGGTTTTATCACTACCTTGGCGATTTTGGCCTCTTGGCCAGTAACCCTCAAGCCCAAGCTGTTCTACTTCCTCATGCTGGCAATGTACGGCGGGCAAATAGGCGTGTTCGCTGTGCAGGATATGCTGCTGTTCTTCCTCATGTGGGAGTTGGAGTTAATTCCTGTCTATTTACTGCTGTCAATCTGGGGTGGCTACAAGCGTCAGTATGCCGCTACGAAGTTCATTCTATACACAGCGGGCAGCTCGCTGTTTATTCTGGCGGCAGGCTTAGCGATGGCTTTCTATGGGGATAATGTCACATTTGACATGCGATCGCTGATGAACAAGGATTTCCCCATAGTGTTTCAATTGTGGATGTATGCCTGTTTCATCATCGCCTATGGCGTGAAATTACCCATCATTCCCCTGCATACTTGGCTACCCGATGCCCATGGCGAAGCTACGGCTCCGGTACACATGTTACTGGCAGGCATTCTGCTGAAGATGGGTGGCTATGCATTGATACGCATGAATGCTGAAATGCTGCCCCTTGCCCATGCAATTGTTGCTCCAGCCTTGGTAATCCTAGGCGTGGTTAACATTATTTATGCGGCCCTAACATCCTTTGCCCAGCGGAACTTAAAGCGCAAAATTGCCTATTCCTCCATTTCTCACATGGGCTTTGTGTTGATTGGCATTGCCTCCTTTACTAACCTGGGGTTGAGTGGGGCTGTGCTGCAAATGGTTTCCCATGGACTAATTGGGGCTAGCTTGTTCTTTTTAGTGGGGGCGACCTACGATCGTACCCATACCCTTATGCTGGATGAGATGGGTGGGGTAGGGAAAAAGATGCCTAAAATTTTCTCAATGTTCACTGCATGTTCTCTGGCTTCCTTAGCACTTCCCGGCATGAGCGGATTCGTAGCAGAACTAATGGTGTTTGTGGGGTTTGCCAATAGCAGTGCCTTTAGCCCCACCTTTAAGCTAGTCGTGATTATCCTGGCCGCCGTAGGGGTGATTCTCACACCTATATATCTGTTGTCCATGCTGCGAGAGATTTTCTACGGCCCAGAAAATAAGGAGCTAGTGTCTCACCAAAATTTGGTGGATGCTGAACCTCGTGAGGTGTTCATCATTGCCTGTTTATTGGTACCTATCATCGGCATTGGCTTCTATCCCAAGCTGTTGACCCAACTCTACGACAGTAAGACCAACCAAGTTACGGCAAAGCTACAGTCAGCAGTGGCAACTGTAGTGCAAAACAATGGTAAGCCTTTGGCTTCGCAGCCTGCGGG